The Halogeometricum rufum genome has a segment encoding these proteins:
- the hisS gene encoding histidine--tRNA ligase, with amino-acid sequence MYDRLKGFRDFYAEEMAARRQVFDTVEDAAARYGFREIATPALERTQMYVDKSGEEIVEELYAFEDKGGREVSLTPELTPTVARMVVEKQQELSKPIKWVSTRPFWRFEQVQQGRFREFYQTNVDIFGSSEPEADAEVLAVAADALTSLGLTAEDFEFRVSHRDILGGLLDSFDADVDTRDAIRAVDKRAKVEDEEYLGLLSDAGLSYDQAREFDDLIAAGDLDAIAEFGGDDVADAVANLRAVLDAAEDFGARRYCDISLTTARGLDYYTGVVFECFDSTGDVSRAAFGGGRYDDLIEEFGGQPTPAVGVALGDATLQLLCQRAGVWPDEELSTDYYVLTVGDTRSVASRVARDLRDRGHVVETDVAGRSFGAQMGYADSVNAETVVIVGEQDLENDEVTVKEMASGDQTTAPVDDFPGDRDRPTYDDFA; translated from the coding sequence ATGTACGACCGACTCAAGGGATTTCGTGACTTCTACGCCGAGGAGATGGCCGCCCGGCGGCAGGTGTTCGACACCGTCGAGGACGCCGCCGCGCGGTACGGCTTCCGGGAGATAGCGACGCCCGCCCTCGAACGGACCCAGATGTACGTGGACAAGAGCGGCGAGGAGATCGTCGAGGAACTGTACGCCTTCGAGGACAAGGGCGGCCGCGAGGTGTCGCTGACGCCGGAGTTGACGCCGACCGTCGCCCGGATGGTCGTCGAGAAGCAACAGGAGCTATCGAAGCCCATCAAGTGGGTCTCGACGCGGCCGTTCTGGCGCTTCGAGCAGGTACAGCAGGGTCGCTTCCGGGAGTTCTACCAGACGAACGTGGACATCTTCGGCTCCTCGGAACCCGAGGCCGACGCCGAGGTTCTCGCCGTCGCCGCCGACGCCCTCACCAGCCTCGGCCTGACGGCCGAGGACTTCGAGTTCCGCGTCTCCCACCGCGACATCCTCGGCGGTCTGCTGGACTCGTTCGACGCCGACGTGGACACGCGAGACGCCATCCGCGCCGTCGACAAGCGCGCCAAGGTCGAGGACGAGGAGTACCTCGGACTGCTGTCCGACGCCGGACTCTCCTACGACCAGGCCCGCGAGTTCGACGACCTCATCGCCGCGGGTGACTTGGACGCCATCGCGGAGTTCGGCGGCGACGACGTGGCCGACGCCGTGGCGAACCTGCGGGCCGTCCTCGACGCCGCCGAGGACTTCGGCGCGCGGCGATACTGCGACATCTCGCTGACGACCGCCCGCGGCCTGGACTACTACACGGGCGTCGTCTTCGAGTGCTTCGACTCCACCGGCGACGTGTCGCGCGCGGCGTTCGGCGGCGGCCGGTACGACGACCTCATCGAGGAGTTCGGCGGCCAACCGACGCCCGCCGTCGGCGTCGCCCTCGGCGACGCGACCCTCCAACTGCTCTGCCAACGCGCGGGCGTCTGGCCCGACGAGGAACTCAGCACCGACTACTACGTCCTCACCGTCGGCGACACCCGGAGCGTCGCCTCGCGCGTCGCCCGCGACCTGCGCGACCGCGGTCACGTCGTCGAGACGGACGTCGCCGGTCGCAGTTTCGGCGCGCAGATGGGGTACGCCGACTCCGTGAACGCCGAGACGGTGGTCATCGTCGGCGAACAGGACTTAGAGAACGACGAGGTGACGGTCAAGGAGATGGCCAGCGGCGACCAGACCACCGCGCCCGTCGACGACTTCCCCGGCGACCGGGACCGCCCGACGTACGACGACTTCGCGTAG
- the thiL gene encoding thiamine-phosphate kinase: MDERSALRLLAADLPAAGDDAAVVNGLVVTTDMLHETTDFPTGTTRYTAGWRAVAASLSDVAAMGADATAAVAAYGAPTLDETELRDFVRGAREACEAAGADYVGGDLDTHGEFTVATTALGETDAPILRSGATPGDVVCVTGALGRSAAALRAFDAGDHDRANDLFRFTPRVAAGVALRPHATAAMDSSDGLARSLHQLADASDCGFEVEWDAVPVHDAVTDYARDPDDERAMIAYFGEDFELVFTLPAGAVSAVRDALSVPLTVVGDVTREGVLADDVPLPDEGYTHADD, encoded by the coding sequence ATGGACGAACGCTCGGCGCTTCGCCTCCTCGCCGCGGACCTGCCGGCCGCGGGCGACGACGCCGCCGTCGTGAACGGACTGGTGGTGACGACGGACATGCTCCACGAGACCACCGACTTCCCGACGGGGACGACGCGGTACACCGCCGGGTGGCGCGCCGTCGCGGCGTCGCTCTCGGACGTGGCTGCGATGGGCGCCGACGCGACGGCCGCCGTCGCCGCCTACGGCGCGCCCACCCTCGACGAGACGGAACTGCGAGACTTCGTCCGCGGCGCGCGCGAGGCGTGCGAAGCGGCCGGTGCCGACTACGTCGGCGGTGACCTCGACACCCACGGGGAGTTCACCGTCGCCACGACCGCCCTCGGAGAGACGGACGCCCCCATCCTGCGGTCGGGCGCGACGCCGGGCGACGTGGTGTGCGTCACCGGCGCTCTCGGCCGAAGCGCCGCCGCCCTCCGCGCGTTCGACGCCGGCGACCACGACAGGGCGAACGACCTGTTCCGGTTCACGCCGCGCGTCGCCGCCGGCGTCGCCCTCCGACCGCACGCGACGGCGGCGATGGACTCCTCGGACGGCCTCGCCCGGTCGCTCCACCAACTGGCCGACGCCTCCGACTGCGGCTTCGAGGTCGAGTGGGACGCGGTGCCCGTCCACGACGCGGTGACCGACTACGCCCGGGACCCCGACGACGAACGCGCGATGATCGCGTACTTCGGCGAGGACTTCGAACTCGTGTTCACGCTCCCCGCGGGCGCCGTGTCCGCCGTCCGCGACGCCTTGTCGGTTCCGCTCACCGTCGTCGGCGACGTGACGCGGGAGGGAGTGCTCGCCGACGATGTCCCACTCCCCGACGAGGGCTACACGCACGCGGACGACTGA
- a CDS encoding NUDIX domain-containing protein, protein MEDYGYVVNVDGAVVRDGEYLFVERGADESHAAGSLAFPGGKLERPPGGEEAIERAVERELAEEVGVEVGSVEYVCSRTFEADDGTPCLNVVTLCEHVGGEAHRGAPEEVAAVRWLTPASLAERDRAPDYLRRDVERIERFRESRTA, encoded by the coding sequence ATGGAAGACTACGGGTACGTCGTCAACGTCGACGGCGCCGTCGTTCGGGACGGCGAGTACCTCTTCGTCGAACGCGGTGCGGACGAGTCGCACGCCGCCGGGTCGCTCGCGTTCCCGGGCGGGAAACTGGAGCGTCCGCCCGGCGGAGAGGAGGCGATAGAGCGGGCGGTCGAACGCGAACTCGCGGAGGAGGTCGGCGTCGAAGTCGGCTCCGTGGAGTACGTCTGCAGTCGGACGTTCGAGGCCGACGACGGGACTCCCTGTCTCAACGTCGTCACCCTGTGCGAACACGTCGGCGGCGAGGCCCACCGCGGCGCCCCGGAGGAAGTCGCGGCGGTCCGATGGCTCACGCCCGCGTCGCTCGCCGAACGGGACCGCGCCCCCGACTATCTCCGCCGCGACGTCGAACGAATCGAGCGGTTCCGCGAGTCCCGGACCGCCTGA
- a CDS encoding 30S ribosomal protein S19e: MVTLYDVPADALIEDVAERLEDRIEQPEWIAFAKTGQTRELPPQQDDFWFVRAASLLRKVAMNGPVGVDRLSTEYGGRKRGSNRYVVSGKHSDTGSKNIIRTILQQLEEEGLVRTAQGEGRVITDEGRSFLDNAAADVFESLDRPDLERYA, translated from the coding sequence ATGGTAACCCTCTACGACGTTCCGGCGGACGCCCTCATCGAGGACGTCGCCGAGCGACTCGAGGACCGCATCGAACAGCCGGAGTGGATAGCCTTCGCGAAGACGGGGCAGACCCGCGAACTCCCGCCCCAGCAGGACGACTTCTGGTTCGTCCGTGCGGCGTCGCTCCTGCGGAAGGTGGCGATGAACGGTCCCGTCGGCGTGGACCGACTCTCGACGGAGTACGGCGGCCGCAAGCGCGGTTCCAACCGCTACGTCGTCTCGGGCAAGCACTCCGACACCGGTAGCAAGAACATCATCCGTACCATCCTCCAGCAGTTGGAAGAAGAGGGTCTCGTCCGCACGGCGCAGGGTGAGGGACGCGTCATCACCGACGAGGGGCGGAGCTTCCTCGACAACGCCGCCGCCGACGTCTTCGAGTCGCTCGACCGACCGGACCTCGAGCGCTACGCGTAA
- a CDS encoding outer membrane protein assembly factor BamB family protein, giving the protein MPEWSRRDVLRGLGVAGAAGVLGGGWYLAERPHCRPPTEPLWTYHGEYWGPVVPTERGLLVPEGHGVTGGDRYRLAVLDPYRGQANWTTVSVGGGFGVPALRDDTVYVGTGVDTVRAHDAETGRLRWEYDADGAEEFGGGAWGRPLVADGRVYVGVSHSEDPDADPSDGGDYTHRVVALDPSDGTELWATEVTTMVRTGAVRAADVVVAASEDGIVRGFDPATGAVRWSVSLPGEPDWRPTVAGETVRVVTTDGVVAAVDPADGSVSGRREPIADVTAAAFDAGTLYLGGESGRVVALSAPVETGGSWTRRWTYEAGVRVGALAADESGTLVVDQSGTLHRVTDGGERGARVPLVESDYENRCGWLPDHEMLRAAVLDDGGLYVSSMWWVRRFSASELVS; this is encoded by the coding sequence ATGCCCGAGTGGTCCCGCAGAGACGTCCTCCGCGGCCTCGGCGTCGCCGGCGCGGCCGGCGTCCTCGGCGGCGGGTGGTACCTCGCGGAGCGACCGCACTGTCGCCCCCCGACGGAACCGCTGTGGACGTACCACGGCGAGTACTGGGGGCCGGTCGTCCCGACGGAACGCGGCCTCCTCGTCCCTGAAGGGCACGGCGTCACCGGGGGCGACCGGTACCGCCTCGCCGTCCTCGACCCGTACCGCGGACAGGCCAACTGGACGACGGTGTCGGTGGGCGGCGGATTCGGTGTCCCCGCCCTCCGCGACGACACCGTCTACGTCGGCACCGGCGTCGACACCGTCCGCGCCCACGACGCCGAGACGGGTCGCCTCCGGTGGGAGTACGACGCGGACGGCGCGGAGGAGTTCGGCGGCGGGGCGTGGGGGCGACCGCTGGTCGCCGACGGCCGCGTCTACGTCGGCGTCTCTCACTCGGAGGACCCGGACGCCGACCCGTCGGACGGCGGCGACTACACCCACCGCGTCGTCGCCCTCGACCCGTCGGACGGCACCGAACTGTGGGCCACCGAGGTGACGACGATGGTTCGGACGGGCGCGGTTCGCGCCGCGGACGTGGTCGTCGCCGCGTCCGAAGACGGTATCGTCCGGGGGTTCGACCCCGCGACGGGCGCGGTCCGGTGGTCCGTCTCCCTCCCCGGCGAACCCGACTGGCGGCCCACCGTCGCCGGCGAGACGGTTCGCGTCGTCACGACGGACGGCGTGGTCGCGGCGGTGGACCCCGCGGACGGGTCGGTGAGCGGTCGACGGGAACCGATAGCGGACGTGACCGCCGCCGCCTTCGACGCCGGCACGCTCTACCTCGGCGGGGAGTCCGGGCGCGTTGTCGCTCTCTCCGCGCCGGTCGAGACGGGAGGGTCCTGGACGCGTCGGTGGACGTACGAGGCCGGAGTCCGAGTCGGTGCGCTGGCCGCGGATGAGTCGGGTACGTTGGTCGTCGACCAGTCCGGCACGCTCCACCGGGTGACCGACGGTGGCGAACGCGGGGCGCGGGTTCCGCTGGTCGAGAGCGACTACGAGAACCGGTGCGGGTGGCTGCCCGACCACGAGATGCTTCGGGCCGCCGTCCTCGACGACGGGGGGTTGTACGTCTCCTCGATGTGGTGGGTTCGTCGGTTCTCCGCGTCCGAGCTGGTGTCTTGA
- a CDS encoding site-2 protease family protein: MDAGDSAGMPPVEALQSVFSLHETRRDGDRILYYGESLVPEQMLVREVWPSFRQAGYEIQVATTPSGREDVIVARPVTNGTEGIPWKNLGLFLATVVSTMVVGALAWYHIPFAEIRAEPLSVLRAWPFTAAVLGVLTTHELGHYALSRYHGVDVSLPYLIPFFVPFGTLGAIIQMRGQMPDRRALFDIGVAGPLAGLAATVVVTAIGLSLPPMTVPESVIRGSGQVIVFNNPPLLNLIATVLGQPTNYADPTVTVHPVIIGGWVGMFFTVLNLLPVGQLDGGHIVRAMLGEAQERLAAFVPVALFGLAAYLHYVLGYSFNESVGLWVFWGFLAIFIAYRGPANPVDDSPIGPARMAVGVLTFALGALCFLLVPIEVMTL; the protein is encoded by the coding sequence ATGGACGCAGGCGATTCGGCGGGAATGCCGCCGGTCGAAGCCCTCCAATCCGTCTTCAGCCTCCACGAGACGAGGCGCGACGGCGACCGTATCCTCTACTACGGGGAGTCGCTGGTCCCGGAGCAGATGCTCGTCCGCGAGGTGTGGCCCTCGTTCCGACAGGCCGGCTACGAGATACAGGTCGCAACGACGCCCTCGGGGCGCGAGGACGTCATCGTGGCGCGTCCGGTGACGAACGGCACCGAGGGTATCCCGTGGAAGAACCTCGGTCTGTTCCTCGCCACCGTCGTCTCGACGATGGTCGTCGGTGCACTCGCGTGGTACCACATCCCGTTCGCGGAGATTCGAGCCGAACCGCTCTCGGTCCTGCGAGCGTGGCCGTTCACCGCCGCGGTTCTGGGCGTCCTGACGACGCACGAACTCGGCCACTACGCGCTCAGCCGGTATCACGGGGTGGACGTGTCGTTGCCGTATCTCATCCCCTTCTTCGTCCCGTTCGGGACGCTCGGAGCCATCATCCAGATGCGCGGGCAGATGCCGGACCGACGAGCGCTGTTCGACATCGGCGTCGCCGGCCCGTTGGCGGGACTGGCGGCCACCGTCGTCGTCACCGCAATCGGGCTCTCGCTGCCGCCGATGACCGTCCCCGAGTCGGTGATTCGCGGCAGCGGACAGGTCATCGTCTTCAACAACCCGCCGCTGTTGAACCTCATCGCGACGGTGCTGGGCCAACCGACGAACTACGCCGACCCGACGGTGACCGTCCACCCGGTCATCATCGGCGGGTGGGTGGGGATGTTCTTCACCGTGCTGAACCTCCTGCCCGTCGGCCAACTGGACGGCGGCCACATCGTCCGCGCGATGCTCGGCGAGGCGCAGGAGCGACTCGCGGCGTTCGTCCCCGTCGCCCTGTTCGGACTCGCCGCCTACCTCCACTACGTCCTCGGCTACTCGTTCAACGAGTCGGTCGGTCTGTGGGTGTTCTGGGGCTTTCTCGCCATCTTCATCGCCTACCGCGGCCCCGCCAACCCCGTGGACGACTCGCCCATCGGCCCCGCGCGGATGGCCGTCGGCGTCCTCACGTTCGCGCTCGGCGCGCTCTGTTTCCTCCTCGTCCCCATCGAAGTCATGACGCTCTGA
- a CDS encoding lysylphosphatidylglycerol synthase transmembrane domain-containing protein, with protein sequence MARENLRATVLGFLGAFAVFAVLFYFAGVGELVDTLRMADAGTVGLVVLATLAWLAAWSLALRTVLGVLGVDLSFPKSFFVFSGAMFSNNITPFGQAGGEPVTAYLISQSADAEYETSLAAIASVDTLNFVPSITIALVGALYYATEITLGTNRDLVLALVAVVVLAVTVPSLGYVAWQRRYRLEERVVSAFTPAIRWVAARAPRIPVPTEGGIERRINGFFRAIERVATNPRGLALALGASAFGWFCQMLGLWLSFRAIGIQIPLSIAMLVVPIGAIAGVTPLPGGAGGIESVLVVLLLAAPLPAVTKSIAVAAIVIFRGAVYWVPTLLGGGVMAWVSFRDSTA encoded by the coding sequence ATGGCCCGCGAGAACCTCCGCGCCACGGTCCTCGGCTTCCTCGGCGCGTTCGCGGTGTTCGCCGTTCTGTTCTACTTCGCCGGCGTCGGCGAGTTGGTCGACACGCTCCGGATGGCCGACGCCGGCACCGTGGGGCTGGTCGTCCTCGCGACGCTGGCGTGGTTGGCGGCGTGGAGTCTCGCGCTCAGAACCGTCCTCGGCGTCCTCGGCGTCGATCTCTCGTTCCCGAAGTCCTTCTTCGTCTTCTCGGGCGCGATGTTCTCGAACAACATCACCCCGTTCGGGCAGGCGGGCGGCGAACCGGTGACCGCGTACCTCATCTCCCAGTCGGCCGACGCCGAGTACGAGACGAGTCTCGCGGCCATCGCCAGCGTCGACACGCTGAACTTCGTCCCCTCCATCACCATCGCCCTCGTCGGTGCGCTCTACTACGCCACCGAAATCACCCTCGGGACGAACCGGGACCTCGTGTTGGCACTCGTCGCCGTCGTCGTCCTCGCGGTGACGGTGCCGTCGCTCGGGTACGTGGCGTGGCAGCGCCGCTACCGCCTCGAAGAGCGCGTCGTCTCCGCGTTCACGCCGGCCATCCGCTGGGTCGCCGCGCGCGCGCCGCGCATCCCGGTGCCGACAGAGGGCGGCATCGAACGGCGCATCAACGGCTTCTTCCGCGCCATCGAACGCGTGGCGACGAACCCGCGCGGACTCGCACTCGCCCTCGGCGCCTCGGCGTTCGGCTGGTTCTGCCAGATGCTCGGCCTCTGGCTCTCCTTTCGCGCCATCGGCATCCAGATACCCCTGTCGATAGCGATGCTGGTCGTCCCCATCGGGGCCATCGCGGGCGTGACGCCGCTTCCGGGGGGCGCGGGCGGCATCGAGAGCGTCCTCGTCGTCCTCCTGTTGGCCGCGCCGTTGCCCGCCGTCACGAAGTCCATCGCCGTCGCCGCCATCGTCATCTTCCGCGGGGCGGTGTACTGGGTGCCGACGCTCCTCGGCGGCGGCGTGATGGCGTGGGTGAGCTTCCGCGACTCGACGGCCTGA
- a CDS encoding DNA-binding protein has product MSGNPDDDRLEKLRQEKMEKLQEQAQGQGGQQDEAAQEAAREQAEAQQDALLKQYLTDGARQRLNAVEMSKPDFAEKVKQQLVALAQSGRIQDRIDEDQMKDLLRELQPDSKSFNIRRR; this is encoded by the coding sequence ATGAGTGGGAATCCCGACGACGACCGACTGGAGAAGCTTCGACAGGAGAAGATGGAGAAACTGCAGGAACAGGCGCAGGGGCAGGGCGGCCAGCAGGACGAGGCCGCACAGGAGGCCGCCCGCGAACAGGCCGAGGCGCAACAGGACGCGCTCCTCAAGCAGTACCTCACCGACGGCGCCCGCCAGCGACTGAACGCCGTCGAGATGTCGAAGCCCGACTTCGCCGAGAAGGTGAAACAACAGCTCGTCGCACTCGCGCAGAGCGGCCGCATTCAGGACCGCATCGACGAGGACCAGATGAAGGACCTGCTTCGAGAGCTTCAGCCCGACTCGAAGAGCTTCAACATCCGGCGGCGATAG
- a CDS encoding DUF7411 family protein, which yields MDLALLYSGGKDSTLAALLLDSFYEVTLVTAHFDVTGDWEHARDAADRLGYDFDVVELDREVAESAAARMVEDGYPRNGIQQVHEHALERVAELDVDAIADGTRRDDRVPTVSRAQAQSLEDRHDVDYLAPLSGFGRRAVDRLVDANLEVESGPSERITKGDYETELRALIAEEHGPDTVETVFPEHEQTYVRGLK from the coding sequence GTGGACCTCGCGCTCCTCTACAGCGGCGGCAAGGACTCGACGCTGGCCGCCCTCCTGCTCGATTCGTTCTACGAGGTGACGCTCGTGACGGCTCACTTCGACGTCACGGGAGACTGGGAACACGCCCGCGACGCCGCCGACAGACTCGGCTACGACTTCGACGTGGTCGAACTCGACCGGGAGGTGGCCGAGTCGGCCGCCGCGCGGATGGTCGAGGACGGCTACCCGCGCAACGGCATCCAACAGGTCCACGAACACGCCCTCGAACGCGTGGCCGAGTTGGACGTGGACGCCATCGCCGACGGGACGCGCCGCGACGACCGGGTGCCCACCGTCTCGCGCGCGCAGGCGCAGAGCCTCGAAGACCGGCACGACGTGGACTACCTGGCACCGCTGTCCGGCTTCGGCCGTCGGGCCGTGGACCGACTCGTGGACGCCAACTTGGAGGTCGAGAGCGGTCCCTCCGAACGAATCACGAAGGGCGACTACGAGACCGAACTCCGCGCGCTCATCGCCGAGGAACACGGGCCGGACACCGTCGAGACGGTGTTCCCCGAACACGAGCAGACGTACGTGCGCGGTCTGAAGTAG
- a CDS encoding EamA family transporter has translation MDASLAAVALQSGGLSLSLPPGVGYAVVAAFVWGTYIFALKRYFDYPGTVLTVCVNVAAILWYLPLTLSTPPSAVPDAGTIGVADAGILLLTVVTTAAAFLVFLAALDAGEVSYVAPINKVVPVFVLPIEVLFLQERLEPIQIAGVVVATLAVYVANYRRGYLLDPLRKAVTARPAQLALLSAACYAVSDVGKRLVLQEMSVPTTLWVPTLLGGVVVVLLPLVVRDWVPVRGDLPKFALAGAGVALGEHVTSLAFAAAPASIASPVINTQAVVAVLLGGVVLRERAFGTRLVAAALAVTGVGLIAL, from the coding sequence ATGGACGCCTCGCTCGCCGCCGTCGCCCTCCAGTCGGGCGGTCTCTCGCTCTCGCTCCCGCCGGGCGTCGGCTACGCCGTCGTCGCCGCGTTCGTCTGGGGGACGTACATCTTCGCGCTCAAACGCTACTTCGACTACCCGGGCACCGTCCTGACCGTCTGCGTCAACGTGGCCGCCATCCTGTGGTACCTCCCGCTCACGCTGTCGACGCCGCCGTCCGCGGTCCCCGACGCGGGGACCATCGGCGTCGCAGACGCGGGAATCCTCCTCCTGACCGTCGTCACGACGGCGGCCGCCTTCCTCGTCTTCCTCGCGGCCCTCGACGCGGGCGAAGTGTCCTACGTCGCCCCCATCAACAAGGTGGTGCCGGTGTTCGTCCTCCCTATCGAGGTGCTGTTCCTGCAGGAACGGCTCGAACCGATTCAGATTGCGGGCGTCGTCGTCGCCACCCTCGCGGTGTACGTCGCGAACTACCGCCGCGGCTACCTCCTCGACCCGTTGCGGAAGGCGGTCACCGCCCGGCCCGCGCAGTTGGCCCTGCTCAGCGCCGCCTGCTACGCCGTCAGCGACGTGGGCAAGCGCCTCGTCCTCCAAGAGATGAGCGTCCCGACGACGCTGTGGGTGCCGACGCTCCTCGGCGGCGTCGTCGTCGTCCTCCTCCCCCTCGTCGTCCGCGACTGGGTGCCCGTGCGCGGGGACCTGCCGAAGTTCGCCCTCGCGGGCGCGGGCGTCGCCCTCGGCGAACACGTCACGTCGCTGGCGTTCGCCGCCGCCCCGGCGAGCATCGCCTCGCCGGTCATCAACACGCAGGCCGTCGTCGCCGTCCTCCTCGGCGGCGTCGTCCTCCGGGAACGCGCGTTCGGGACGCGCCTCGTCGCCGCCGCACTCGCCGTCACCGGCGTCGGCCTCATCGCGCTGTGA
- a CDS encoding universal stress protein gives MPPTHVLVPLDGSPLADEALTHALDTFDCPVTVLNVVTPLDSSMSEGGIVGSDESRREAALERANELVAAAERRTAETDRTLETAVDRGDPAETILAYVDDHDVDHVVMGGHGGSRSELVSRLLGTVATKVVSEAPVTVTVVR, from the coding sequence ATGCCACCCACGCACGTCCTCGTTCCGCTGGACGGGTCGCCGCTGGCGGACGAGGCGCTGACCCACGCCCTCGACACGTTCGACTGCCCGGTGACGGTGCTGAACGTCGTGACCCCGCTCGACAGTTCGATGAGCGAGGGCGGCATCGTCGGCAGCGACGAGTCCCGGCGGGAGGCCGCGCTCGAACGGGCGAACGAACTCGTCGCTGCCGCGGAGCGACGGACCGCCGAGACGGACCGGACGCTGGAGACGGCCGTCGACCGCGGCGACCCGGCGGAGACCATCCTCGCGTACGTCGACGACCACGACGTCGACCACGTCGTCATGGGCGGTCACGGCGGGTCGCGGAGCGAACTCGTCAGTCGCCTCCTCGGGACCGTCGCCACGAAAGTCGTCAGCGAAGCGCCGGTGACCGTGACGGTCGTTCGGTGA
- a CDS encoding inorganic phosphate transporter, with the protein MTGSVFWILVLLATVTSLGTAWALGANSNSPPFAPAIGANAISTMRAAFLIGILAALGALAQGGSISETVGAGLIDGVAITSLAATAGLLTATAFMAFGVYTGYPVPAAFATTGAMVGVGLSLGGAPALDTYRRIATFWALVPPVSGTLAYLTATVLRRDDIPETVSVPLLAGVVGAIVANVRLSVIPAPSGAQNSVAGFVAGVAGAPPVAGVDPAVVVVTLLFGVVSFQYIRRRTQQSVDKGVKTFLVVLGSVVAFSSGGSQVGLATGPLENLYGTELGLPGIVLSVLGAVGILGGAWMGAPRLLQATSREYAQLGIRRSIAALVPGFIIAQLAIELGIPISFNNIIISGVIGGGLAGGSAGVSRRKIGVTLAFWLLTLVTSVAIGFGVYRAFATLLGV; encoded by the coding sequence ATGACCGGGAGCGTGTTCTGGATTCTGGTGTTGCTCGCGACGGTCACGAGTCTGGGCACGGCGTGGGCGCTCGGAGCCAACAGCAACTCGCCCCCGTTCGCACCGGCCATCGGCGCGAACGCGATTTCGACGATGCGGGCCGCGTTCCTCATCGGTATCCTCGCCGCGCTGGGTGCGCTCGCGCAGGGGGGGAGCATCTCGGAGACGGTGGGCGCTGGGCTCATCGACGGCGTCGCCATCACCTCGCTGGCGGCGACTGCGGGACTCCTGACCGCGACGGCGTTCATGGCCTTCGGCGTGTACACCGGCTATCCGGTCCCGGCGGCGTTCGCGACGACGGGCGCGATGGTCGGCGTGGGGCTGTCGCTCGGCGGCGCGCCGGCGCTGGACACCTACCGCCGCATCGCGACGTTCTGGGCGCTCGTGCCGCCGGTCTCCGGGACGCTCGCGTACCTCACCGCCACGGTGCTCCGCCGGGACGACATCCCCGAGACGGTCAGCGTCCCCCTGCTGGCCGGCGTCGTCGGAGCCATCGTCGCGAACGTCCGACTGAGCGTCATCCCCGCGCCGTCGGGTGCGCAGAACTCCGTCGCCGGGTTCGTCGCGGGCGTCGCGGGAGCGCCTCCCGTCGCCGGCGTCGACCCCGCGGTGGTCGTCGTGACTCTCCTGTTCGGCGTCGTCAGCTTCCAGTACATCCGGCGACGGACGCAGCAGTCCGTCGACAAGGGAGTCAAGACGTTCCTGGTCGTACTCGGGAGCGTCGTCGCCTTCTCCAGCGGCGGGAGTCAGGTGGGGTTGGCGACGGGGCCACTGGAGAACCTCTACGGGACCGAACTCGGACTGCCGGGCATCGTCCTGTCGGTGCTGGGGGCGGTCGGCATCCTCGGCGGCGCGTGGATGGGCGCTCCGCGACTGCTGCAGGCGACCTCGCGGGAGTACGCCCAACTCGGCATCCGTCGCTCCATCGCGGCGCTCGTGCCGGGGTTCATCATCGCGCAACTCGCCATCGAACTCGGTATCCCCATCTCGTTCAACAACATCATCATCTCGGGCGTCATCGGCGGCGGACTCGCCGGGGGGTCCGCGGGCGTGTCCCGGCGGAAAATCGGGGTCACGCTGGCGTTCTGGCTCCTGACGCTCGTCACGTCGGTCGCCATCGGGTTCGGGGTCTACCGGGCGTTCGCGACGCTGCTCGGCGTGTGA